A single window of Methanothermobacter marburgensis str. Marburg DNA harbors:
- the mtrE gene encoding tetrahydromethanopterin S-methyltransferase subunit E yields the protein MDPMITGLGVVALMGAAATIAGAAEDLESDVGSQSNPNSQVQLAPQMGHLHRIINKAVSGEPVAYGTWCGIAGSVAFVLMNSMQLPVIMAIAIGAVIAAMVHTTYAVTSHMGRIVSQSQFNQPLFMDMLVQHLGPIAGHGFIVTFCTVGLSYLMTLPIPGFAHPFPLPLLAVLWGITIGAIGSSTGDVHYGAEREYQQYPFGGGIPVAIHGDITTKAELGARNSMDVVHFCAKYGGPLTGFAFGAIVFLSFWNTIVFGITGGIISGLIIVLLLIILNNRLEVFARNRYGPYKEEE from the coding sequence ATGGACCCTATGATAACAGGTTTAGGTGTTGTAGCTCTCATGGGTGCAGCTGCAACCATAGCAGGAGCCGCAGAGGACTTAGAGTCTGACGTAGGATCCCAGAGTAACCCCAACTCACAGGTTCAGCTGGCACCACAGATGGGACACCTGCACCGAATAATCAACAAGGCCGTTTCAGGGGAACCCGTTGCCTACGGAACCTGGTGCGGAATTGCTGGTTCAGTTGCATTTGTCCTTATGAATTCAATGCAGCTACCTGTGATAATGGCCATTGCAATCGGTGCTGTAATTGCCGCAATGGTACACACAACCTACGCTGTAACATCCCACATGGGACGAATTGTCAGCCAGTCCCAGTTCAACCAGCCACTCTTCATGGACATGCTGGTTCAGCATTTAGGCCCAATTGCAGGGCATGGCTTTATTGTGACATTCTGTACTGTAGGATTATCATATCTCATGACATTACCGATCCCTGGATTTGCACACCCATTCCCACTGCCACTTCTTGCAGTGCTCTGGGGTATAACAATAGGTGCAATCGGTTCATCAACAGGGGACGTCCACTACGGTGCTGAAAGGGAGTACCAGCAGTACCCATTCGGTGGAGGTATACCTGTTGCGATTCACGGTGACATAACAACAAAGGCAGAGCTTGGAGCAAGAAACTCAATGGACGTTGTTCACTTCTGTGCAAAGTACGGCGGACCCCTAACAGGATTCGCATTCGGTGCAATAGTATTCCTCAGCTTCTGGAACACAATAGTCTTCGGCATAACCGGCGGAATAATATCCGGTCTCATAATAGTCTTGTTACTGATAATCCTCAACAACAGGCTTGAAGTCTTTGCAAGGAACAGATATGGACCATACAAGGAGGAAGAATAA